A part of Marinobacter psychrophilus genomic DNA contains:
- the livG gene encoding high-affinity branched-chain amino acid ABC transporter ATP-binding protein LivG, which yields MLKIQNLAMRFGGLLAVDGVSLDVQEQEIHSIIGPNGAGKTTVFNCMSGFYKPSGGKIIFQGKEIQGKPDYKISRMGMVRTFQHVRLFTQMSVVENLLVAQHRHLNTNLLAGLVKTPDYRERERKSLDRAAYWLERIGMLDQANVDAGNLSYGQQRRLEIARCMVTQPQLLMLDEPAAGLNPAETQELNQLIVSLKEDYGVSVVLIEHDMNLVMDISDRITVINQGRPLASGTPQEVRANEDVIKAYLGEA from the coding sequence ATGCTTAAAATACAAAACCTGGCCATGCGTTTTGGCGGTCTACTGGCGGTAGACGGCGTAAGTCTGGATGTCCAGGAACAGGAAATTCACTCTATTATTGGTCCCAACGGCGCCGGTAAAACCACCGTCTTTAACTGCATGAGCGGGTTTTACAAACCCAGCGGCGGCAAGATCATTTTTCAAGGCAAGGAAATTCAGGGCAAGCCGGATTACAAAATCTCGCGCATGGGAATGGTGCGCACGTTTCAACACGTGCGGCTGTTTACTCAAATGTCGGTGGTGGAAAATCTGTTGGTGGCACAGCACCGGCACTTGAACACTAACCTGCTGGCCGGTCTGGTAAAAACGCCAGACTATCGTGAACGTGAGCGCAAATCTCTGGATCGCGCCGCCTACTGGCTAGAGCGGATAGGCATGCTAGACCAAGCCAACGTCGATGCCGGAAACCTGTCTTATGGCCAGCAGCGGCGCCTGGAAATAGCCCGGTGCATGGTCACCCAACCGCAGCTGTTGATGCTGGACGAGCCCGCAGCAGGCCTGAACCCGGCGGAGACCCAGGAGCTGAACCAACTGATTGTCAGCTTGAAGGAAGACTACGGCGTGTCGGTTGTGCTGATTGAGCACGACATGAACTTGGTAATGGATATTTCCGACCGAATTACGGTCATTAACCAGGGCCGCCCACTTGCCAGCGGAACGCCGCAGGAAGTGCGTGCAAACGAAGACGTTATCAAAGCCTACCTGGGCGAGGCCTGA
- the lon gene encoding endopeptidase La → MTDDNSNDSLEQLEEDITEYIGKDEHSKDLALSEQTLPKRLYLLPVSNRPFFPAQVQPVVVNQNPWHETLKKVRETDHGMLGICYVDNEASEKGVPDSKDLATMGCAVRVHHAQQKDGKVQFIAQGLQRFRIVRWLRRRPPYLVEVEYPQEPTEDLDETKAYTMAVISAIKELLRTNPLYGEEVKQYLTRFGPEDSSPLTDFGASMTSEPGAKLQEVLDTVPLLQRMDKVLLLMRKELEVAKLQSEISAEVNQKVQKHQREFFLKEQLKVIQRELGMSKDDKTADAERFEGRMAELDPPKAVRERFDEELQKLRILEQGSPEYGVTRNYLDWITQVPWGQHSQDHFDLAEARHILDKDHDGLGDVKDRIIEFLAEGSFKKEVSGTILLLVGPPGVGKTSIGHSVADALGRKFYRFSVGGMRDEAEIKGHRRTYIGAMPGKFVQALKDTKVANPVIMLDEIDKIGASYQGDPASALLETLDPEQNREFLDHYLDVRMDLSKVLFICTANQLDTIPRPLLDRMDVIRLSGYIAEEKLAIAKHHLLPKLLKRAGLLKKQMNISDAAIKQVIEGYAREAGVRGLEKMLHKIIRKGIVKLLENPDLPIRVGIADVQEYLGQPVFRKEKSMKGIGVVTGLAWTSMGGATLSIEASRIHSSQRGFKLTGQLGDVMRESAEIAYSFVASNLKRYKGDPVFFDKSLVHLHVPEGATPKDGPSAGVTMATALLSIARREAPQQNIAMTGELTLTGQVLPVGGIREKVIAARRQKINQLILPEANRGDYDELPGYLKEGIAVSFAKHYSDVFQVCFGQQPKKGAVMH, encoded by the coding sequence ATGACAGACGACAACAGCAATGACTCTCTGGAACAGCTCGAAGAAGATATAACCGAGTACATAGGCAAAGACGAACACAGCAAAGACCTGGCACTGTCTGAACAGACGCTGCCCAAGCGTCTGTACCTGCTGCCGGTGTCTAACCGGCCGTTTTTCCCCGCCCAGGTACAGCCCGTCGTGGTCAATCAAAACCCCTGGCACGAAACCCTGAAGAAAGTGAGGGAGACCGATCACGGCATGTTGGGCATTTGCTACGTTGACAACGAAGCCAGTGAAAAGGGCGTGCCTGACAGCAAAGATCTGGCCACCATGGGCTGCGCTGTGCGCGTGCACCACGCCCAGCAAAAAGACGGCAAGGTTCAGTTTATTGCACAGGGCTTACAGCGCTTTCGCATTGTGCGATGGCTGCGTCGCCGCCCACCTTACCTGGTGGAAGTGGAATACCCGCAAGAACCTACCGAAGACCTTGATGAAACCAAGGCCTATACAATGGCCGTTATCAGCGCCATCAAAGAGCTGCTGCGCACCAACCCGCTTTATGGCGAGGAAGTGAAGCAGTACCTGACGCGCTTCGGCCCAGAGGACAGTTCACCGTTGACCGACTTCGGCGCATCGATGACCAGCGAACCTGGCGCGAAATTGCAGGAAGTACTGGATACCGTTCCGCTGTTGCAACGCATGGATAAAGTGCTGCTGCTCATGCGTAAAGAGCTGGAAGTGGCCAAGCTGCAGTCTGAAATTAGCGCGGAAGTGAACCAAAAGGTACAAAAGCACCAACGCGAGTTCTTTTTGAAAGAACAGCTGAAAGTGATTCAGCGCGAACTGGGCATGTCAAAAGACGACAAAACTGCCGACGCCGAACGCTTCGAAGGGCGCATGGCGGAACTAGACCCGCCCAAAGCGGTGCGCGAACGTTTTGATGAAGAACTGCAAAAACTGCGAATTCTTGAACAGGGCTCGCCGGAGTATGGTGTTACCCGCAATTATCTGGACTGGATAACCCAAGTGCCTTGGGGCCAGCACTCACAGGATCATTTCGACCTCGCCGAGGCGCGACACATTCTGGACAAAGACCATGATGGCTTGGGCGATGTAAAAGACCGCATTATCGAGTTTCTGGCAGAGGGCAGCTTCAAAAAAGAAGTCAGCGGCACCATCCTGCTGTTGGTGGGCCCGCCGGGCGTGGGCAAAACCTCCATCGGCCATTCGGTGGCAGACGCGCTGGGGCGCAAGTTCTATCGCTTTAGCGTAGGCGGCATGCGTGACGAAGCCGAAATTAAAGGCCATCGACGCACCTATATTGGCGCCATGCCCGGCAAATTCGTGCAAGCACTGAAAGACACAAAAGTGGCCAACCCGGTCATTATGCTGGATGAAATCGACAAGATTGGGGCGTCTTACCAGGGCGACCCGGCCTCTGCCCTGCTGGAAACTCTCGACCCAGAGCAGAACCGCGAGTTTCTGGACCACTATCTGGATGTGCGCATGGATTTGTCAAAAGTGCTGTTCATCTGCACCGCCAACCAACTGGATACCATACCGCGACCGCTGCTCGACCGCATGGACGTGATTCGCCTGTCTGGCTATATAGCGGAAGAAAAGCTGGCGATCGCCAAGCACCACCTATTACCCAAACTGCTGAAACGCGCTGGACTGCTTAAAAAGCAGATGAACATTTCCGACGCCGCCATAAAACAGGTGATTGAAGGCTATGCCCGTGAAGCCGGGGTGCGTGGTCTGGAAAAGATGCTGCACAAAATCATCCGCAAGGGCATCGTCAAGTTGCTCGAAAATCCTGACTTACCCATTCGCGTTGGCATTGCCGACGTACAGGAATACCTGGGGCAACCTGTCTTCCGCAAAGAAAAATCCATGAAGGGCATCGGCGTCGTCACGGGTTTAGCCTGGACCTCCATGGGCGGCGCTACGCTCAGCATTGAGGCCTCGCGCATTCACAGCAGCCAGCGCGGTTTCAAACTGACCGGACAGCTGGGGGATGTGATGCGCGAATCCGCCGAGATTGCCTACAGCTTTGTCGCGTCTAATTTGAAACGTTATAAAGGCGACCCGGTGTTTTTCGACAAATCTCTGGTGCACCTGCACGTGCCGGAAGGCGCCACGCCGAAAGACGGCCCAAGCGCAGGCGTCACTATGGCCACAGCGCTGCTGTCGATTGCCCGTCGTGAAGCGCCGCAGCAAAACATCGCCATGACCGGTGAGCTAACACTGACCGGGCAGGTACTGCCAGTAGGGGGAATACGGGAAAAAGTGATCGCCGCCCGACGGCAGAAAATCAACCAGTTGATTTTACCAGAAGCCAATCGAGGCGATTACGACGAACTACCAGGATATTTGAAAGAAGGCATTGCGGTCAGTTTTGCGAAACACTACAGCGATGTGTTCCAGGTTTGCTTTGGCCAACAACCGAAGAAGGGTGCAGTTATGCATTGA
- the livM gene encoding high-affinity branched-chain amino acid ABC transporter permease LivM, whose amino-acid sequence MATSNVRHALFCAIVTIVISYPILGLNLEAEGINIVLTGTDATTVVAIACAALMVFLFQLFRDSVMGKLGAVSDLNPLTGRKPMEQNKRAKLESWVLTGLVVVALFWPFFSSRGAVDLATLVLIYVILALGLNVVVGLAGLLDLGYVAFYAVGAYTFALLSQYYGISFWMALPLGALLAGLFGLLLGFPVLRLRGDYLAIVTLGFGEIIRILLNNWTNVTGGPNGIGGIPDPTLFGMEFGRRVKEEGNTSFHETFGIAYSGEHKVIFLYLIALVLAIITALIIRRLMKMPVGRAWEALREDEIAARSLGLSRTAVKLSAFTIGAFFAGFAGTIFASKQGFISPESFVFLESAIILAIVVLGGMGSQIGVILAAIAVTILPELAREFSEYRMLIFGAAMVLMMIWRPQGLVPMRRLHITLKTQE is encoded by the coding sequence ATGGCGACTTCTAATGTTCGGCACGCACTCTTTTGTGCCATCGTAACCATTGTTATTTCTTACCCCATTTTGGGGCTAAATCTGGAAGCCGAAGGAATCAATATTGTCCTGACTGGCACCGACGCCACTACCGTTGTGGCCATTGCGTGTGCGGCCCTGATGGTGTTTTTGTTTCAGCTTTTCCGCGACAGCGTGATGGGCAAACTGGGCGCCGTGAGTGACCTGAATCCGCTGACCGGCCGCAAGCCCATGGAGCAAAACAAACGGGCAAAGCTTGAAAGCTGGGTACTGACCGGGCTGGTCGTTGTGGCGCTGTTCTGGCCATTTTTCTCGTCTCGCGGCGCAGTTGACCTGGCCACTCTGGTGCTGATTTACGTGATACTGGCGCTGGGCCTGAACGTGGTGGTGGGTCTTGCTGGCCTGTTAGATCTGGGCTACGTGGCTTTTTACGCTGTGGGCGCCTACACCTTTGCTTTGCTCTCGCAGTATTACGGCATTTCGTTCTGGATGGCGCTACCCCTGGGCGCTTTACTGGCAGGGCTATTCGGCCTGCTTCTGGGTTTTCCGGTACTGAGACTAAGGGGTGATTACCTGGCCATTGTGACCTTGGGATTTGGCGAAATCATCCGCATACTTCTGAACAACTGGACCAACGTGACCGGCGGGCCTAACGGCATTGGCGGCATTCCGGATCCTACTCTGTTCGGAATGGAATTTGGCCGACGTGTTAAAGAAGAGGGTAATACCTCGTTTCACGAAACCTTCGGCATCGCCTACAGCGGCGAACACAAAGTCATATTCCTGTACCTGATTGCTCTGGTACTGGCCATTATTACCGCGCTGATTATTCGCCGGTTGATGAAAATGCCAGTCGGCCGCGCTTGGGAAGCCCTACGTGAAGATGAAATTGCTGCACGTTCCCTAGGCCTCAGCCGCACCGCGGTAAAGCTGTCGGCGTTTACCATCGGCGCCTTCTTTGCAGGTTTTGCCGGCACCATATTTGCATCAAAACAGGGCTTTATAAGCCCGGAATCTTTCGTGTTCCTGGAATCAGCCATTATTCTGGCCATTGTGGTGCTGGGCGGCATGGGCTCGCAAATTGGCGTAATACTCGCGGCCATTGCCGTCACCATACTGCCCGAGCTGGCACGGGAGTTTTCTGAGTACCGCATGTTGATCTTTGGTGCCGCCATGGTGCTGATGATGATCTGGCGACCCCAGGGATTGGTGCCCATGCGCCGTCTTCACATCACCCTAAAAACGCAGGAATAA
- a CDS encoding branched-chain amino acid ABC transporter substrate-binding protein: MKNNVKKLVTAIAASAALMGAGATVADIKIGIAGPMTGPVAQYGDMQFSGARMAIERINSVGGVMGENLVAVEYDDVCDPKQAVTVANALVNDGVKYVIGHLCSSSTQPASDIYEDEGILMITPASTSPDITARGYELLFRTIGLDSMQGPVAGEYLASLNPKKVAVIHDKQQYGEGIATAVRDTLKDAGVEIAMFEGITAGDKDFSSLVTKLKQAQVDYVYYGGYHPELGLILRQARQANLDAVFMGPEGVGNKDINTIAGEAAEGLLVTLPPAFDEKDENKDLVAAFADKNEDPSGPFVLTSYAAVQLVAEGIEKAGSKDPFEVAAALRANSFETPIGTVQYDEAGDMKSFEFVVYEWHSDGSKTPVSN; this comes from the coding sequence ATGAAAAACAACGTTAAAAAGCTCGTAACAGCCATTGCCGCATCCGCGGCTCTTATGGGCGCAGGTGCCACCGTAGCAGACATTAAAATAGGCATTGCCGGCCCCATGACAGGGCCGGTTGCGCAGTACGGCGATATGCAGTTTTCTGGCGCACGTATGGCTATCGAGCGCATTAATTCCGTTGGCGGTGTTATGGGTGAAAATCTGGTAGCGGTTGAATACGACGACGTGTGTGACCCAAAGCAGGCCGTGACCGTTGCCAACGCTTTAGTCAACGACGGCGTGAAATACGTGATAGGTCACCTGTGTTCCAGCTCTACCCAGCCGGCGTCTGATATCTACGAAGACGAAGGCATTCTAATGATTACCCCGGCCTCCACCAGCCCAGACATCACCGCTCGCGGTTATGAACTGTTATTCCGCACCATCGGCCTGGACAGCATGCAGGGTCCTGTTGCCGGGGAGTATTTGGCCAGTCTGAACCCCAAGAAAGTCGCGGTTATCCACGACAAACAGCAATACGGTGAAGGCATTGCCACCGCCGTGCGCGACACCTTAAAAGACGCTGGCGTCGAAATAGCCATGTTTGAAGGCATTACCGCAGGCGATAAAGACTTTTCATCGCTGGTGACTAAACTCAAACAGGCTCAGGTTGATTACGTGTACTATGGCGGCTATCACCCCGAATTGGGTCTGATTCTGCGCCAAGCTCGCCAGGCGAACCTGGACGCTGTATTTATGGGCCCTGAAGGCGTTGGCAACAAAGACATCAACACCATTGCCGGCGAAGCCGCTGAAGGCCTGCTGGTTACCCTGCCGCCCGCCTTCGACGAAAAAGACGAGAACAAAGATCTGGTTGCCGCGTTTGCGGATAAAAACGAAGATCCCTCCGGCCCATTTGTACTAACGTCCTACGCAGCGGTTCAGCTGGTAGCTGAAGGCATCGAAAAAGCAGGTTCCAAAGACCCGTTTGAAGTGGCCGCCGCACTACGCGCCAACAGCTTTGAAACGCCTATCGGCACCGTTCAGTACGACGAAGCCGGCGACATGAAGTCGTTCGAATTTGTGGTTTACGAATGGCACTCAGACGGCAGCAAGACTCCGGTCAGTAACTAA
- a CDS encoding DUF3015 domain-containing protein produces the protein MKKLIAGAILLGASSMAFAQPGCGVGAMIWKGQSGIAPHVLAATTNGSFGNQTSGMTTGTLGCSTNASVQSMAMYMDSNIDKVARDMSRGNGENLDTLAILLGVEQADRDSFRSVLQDNFAAIFPNADTTSDQAISAIVALLQQDAGLSKYVAA, from the coding sequence ATGAAAAAACTAATCGCAGGTGCAATTCTTCTAGGGGCTTCTTCTATGGCCTTTGCCCAACCGGGCTGTGGCGTTGGCGCCATGATCTGGAAAGGCCAGTCTGGTATCGCTCCACACGTACTGGCGGCAACCACCAACGGATCTTTCGGCAACCAAACCTCCGGTATGACTACGGGCACCTTGGGTTGTTCAACCAATGCGTCTGTTCAATCCATGGCTATGTACATGGACAGCAACATCGACAAAGTGGCCCGTGACATGTCTCGCGGCAACGGCGAAAACCTGGACACTCTTGCCATCCTGCTTGGCGTAGAACAGGCTGACCGTGACAGCTTCCGCAGTGTGCTGCAGGATAACTTCGCCGCTATCTTCCCGAATGCAGACACCACCTCTGACCAGGCTATCAGCGCTATTGTTGCCCTGCTGCAGCAAGATGCCGGTCTGAGCAAGTACGTCGCTGCCTGA
- a CDS encoding ABC transporter ATP-binding protein codes for MLILEDIHTHYGKIEALHGVSVEINEGEIVSLIGANGAGKTTLLMTVCGAPQASAGRVVLDGRDITKEPTSQIMRSGIAIVPEGRRIFSGLTVKENLHMGGFFNTKSEIRKSQEHVYELFPRLKERESQRAGTMSGGEQQMLAIGRALMSKPRLIILDEPSLGLAPLIIKQIFEIIGKLRDEGMTVFLVEQNAHQALNLADRGYVLETGRIRLHDTGANLLVNPQVREAYLGG; via the coding sequence ATGTTAATACTGGAAGATATACACACCCACTATGGCAAAATCGAAGCCCTGCACGGCGTATCAGTTGAAATAAATGAGGGCGAAATTGTCTCGCTAATCGGCGCTAACGGTGCCGGCAAAACCACACTGTTGATGACTGTATGCGGTGCCCCCCAAGCCAGTGCTGGTCGGGTTGTGCTCGACGGCCGTGACATCACCAAAGAGCCGACTTCGCAAATTATGCGTTCCGGCATTGCAATAGTGCCCGAAGGCCGACGTATTTTTTCCGGGCTGACGGTGAAAGAAAACCTGCACATGGGTGGGTTTTTCAACACCAAGTCAGAAATTCGCAAAAGCCAGGAACATGTTTACGAACTGTTCCCGCGTCTGAAAGAGCGGGAAAGCCAGCGTGCCGGCACCATGTCTGGCGGCGAGCAGCAAATGCTGGCCATTGGCCGCGCGCTCATGAGCAAACCGCGACTGATCATTCTGGACGAGCCGTCCCTGGGCCTGGCACCGCTCATTATCAAACAGATTTTCGAGATTATCGGCAAACTGCGCGATGAAGGCATGACGGTATTTCTGGTAGAACAGAATGCTCATCAGGCGCTGAACTTGGCTGACCGGGGTTACGTGCTGGAAACCGGGCGCATTCGCCTGCATGACACAGGCGCAAACCTGCTGGTGAATCCGCAAGTGCGGGAAGCGTATCTGGGGGGGTGA
- a CDS encoding MarR family winged helix-turn-helix transcriptional regulator, whose protein sequence is MNNSQYEWYQHGRSGALTSYDEILLALRRVIRATDLHSKRLSKSSGLTAPQLLIMRTIRDLGQVTIGTIANTVSLSQATVTTILDRLELRNLVYRVRSTEDKRKVHAHLTEAGDEILARAPTPLQEDFIKKYQALAEWEQTMILTSLQRVANMMDADHTDPSPVPDVGPVPREDG, encoded by the coding sequence ATGAATAATTCTCAGTACGAATGGTATCAGCATGGCAGGAGCGGCGCGTTGACCAGTTACGACGAAATATTATTAGCATTACGTCGGGTAATCCGTGCAACAGATTTGCACTCGAAACGGTTGAGTAAAAGTTCCGGGCTGACCGCGCCTCAGTTGCTGATTATGCGGACCATACGGGATTTGGGCCAAGTTACTATTGGCACCATCGCTAATACAGTCAGCCTTAGCCAAGCCACAGTCACCACTATTTTAGATCGCTTGGAATTGCGCAACTTGGTATACCGGGTTCGCAGCACTGAGGACAAGCGCAAAGTACACGCCCACTTGACCGAAGCCGGCGACGAGATTCTGGCCCGTGCGCCCACCCCGCTGCAAGAAGACTTCATTAAAAAATATCAGGCCTTGGCGGAGTGGGAGCAAACCATGATTCTGACTTCGTTGCAGCGAGTGGCTAATATGATGGACGCAGACCACACAGACCCATCACCGGTTCCGGATGTAGGTCCGGTGCCGCGCGAAGATGGCTGA
- the livH gene encoding high-affinity branched-chain amino acid ABC transporter permease LivH, giving the protein MQDLLYFSQQLINGLTIGSAYALIAIGYTMVYGIIGMINFAHGEIYMIGAYTALIAITGLTTLGIAWLPLVLVVALVCAILVSSSMGWAVERVAYRPVRGRHRLIPLISAIGMSIFLQNYMHLAQGSRNVGFPLLIEGGFNFGSEGAFQMSLSYMQITIFVTTLICMTVLSTFISRSRTGRACRAVSQDLGMANLLGIDTNRIISATFIIGAALAAVAGLLLGMYYGSVDPLFGFIAGLKAFTAAVLGGIGSIPGAMLGGLILGIAESMTSGYLSGEYKDVISFSLLILILLFKPTGLLGKPEVEKI; this is encoded by the coding sequence ATGCAAGACCTTCTATACTTCTCTCAGCAGCTTATTAATGGACTGACGATAGGCAGCGCCTACGCCCTGATTGCCATCGGCTACACCATGGTTTACGGCATTATCGGGATGATCAACTTCGCCCACGGCGAAATTTATATGATTGGCGCCTACACCGCGCTCATCGCCATCACCGGTTTGACAACCCTGGGCATTGCCTGGTTACCGCTAGTACTGGTTGTGGCCCTGGTTTGCGCCATCCTTGTATCCAGTTCTATGGGCTGGGCAGTGGAACGAGTGGCCTATCGGCCCGTGCGCGGTCGGCATCGCTTGATCCCGCTGATTTCCGCGATTGGTATGTCTATTTTTTTGCAAAATTACATGCACCTGGCCCAAGGTTCCCGCAACGTCGGTTTTCCCTTACTGATCGAAGGCGGTTTCAATTTTGGTTCGGAAGGCGCCTTCCAGATGTCGCTGTCGTACATGCAAATCACCATCTTCGTAACCACCTTGATCTGTATGACCGTGCTATCGACGTTTATCTCGCGCTCACGCACCGGTCGCGCTTGCCGTGCCGTATCCCAGGATCTGGGCATGGCCAACCTGCTGGGCATAGACACCAACCGCATCATATCCGCCACCTTTATTATTGGCGCCGCATTGGCAGCGGTTGCCGGTCTGTTGCTGGGCATGTACTACGGCTCGGTTGATCCGTTGTTTGGGTTTATCGCTGGTTTAAAAGCGTTTACCGCAGCGGTACTGGGCGGTATTGGCAGCATTCCAGGTGCGATGCTGGGCGGGCTTATTCTAGGCATTGCTGAAAGCATGACGTCAGGCTATTTGAGTGGTGAATACAAAGACGTCATCTCGTTCAGCTTGCTGATCCTGATTTTGCTGTTCAAACCGACCGGCCTACTGGGCAAGCCAGAGGTTGAAAAAATCTGA
- a CDS encoding Lnb N-terminal periplasmic domain-containing protein codes for MPALAETVSVPAGLYLSPGWLTLGHYHQPSLSSDYKSQADDDAFFLSVDGKLSPEAELTATLTAIQQPGGGDRHARCRFPARSTWLQQELNLHLPAVDCPAYQQWQNELNTETVTLVFAASYLNSPSSMFGHTFLRLDPPQDDNDTDLLLANTISYAADAAAHDGELMFAYRGIFGGYPGITTVRPYYEKIRLYSDIEHRDLWEYHLNLKQSEVDRMTAHAWEIQDKNFDYYFFDENCAYRLLALIDVARPGTNLLDEVNTHAIPSDTVRWVIDKNLVGHVEYRASAATAVSHSLDSLSAQQQLIASALANGYLKPNSPELMALNETDRAAVLDATYDYVRYQSEADGWPRDFAAPLSHALLRERSSLNAVYPPPPPEPAVRDDQGHNTFRLSLGSGRTEVGGSSRNFSQLTFRPAYHDLLDPPEGYRPGAQLQFLRLDARYYTDNDELQLEKLTGVEIRSISPRNRFFSPLSWQVSFGGRRTDTGRERVLAPYLDGGAGGSWRIASNTQAFALATADLEIDNDLGRGYDAAPGADLGFLHQNPRFSLMAGVKTKAWIVSNQHRQDQLYGKASWHLGREFSVFAEFNREDHFDRMQNTWQAGLHAYF; via the coding sequence ATGCCTGCCCTGGCTGAAACAGTCAGCGTGCCCGCCGGTCTATATCTGTCGCCAGGCTGGCTGACACTGGGCCACTACCACCAGCCAAGCCTGAGCAGCGATTACAAAAGCCAGGCCGACGATGATGCATTTTTTCTCAGTGTCGACGGCAAGCTATCCCCAGAAGCTGAATTAACGGCCACGCTAACGGCCATTCAACAGCCGGGCGGCGGAGACCGGCACGCGCGCTGCCGATTTCCAGCCCGATCAACGTGGCTGCAACAAGAGCTGAACTTGCATTTGCCTGCGGTTGATTGCCCGGCGTATCAGCAATGGCAAAACGAGCTCAATACGGAAACCGTGACCCTGGTGTTTGCTGCCTCTTATCTAAACAGTCCGTCGTCTATGTTCGGCCATACGTTTCTGCGCCTGGACCCGCCTCAAGATGACAACGACACCGACCTGCTACTGGCCAACACCATTTCCTACGCCGCCGATGCCGCCGCTCACGACGGTGAGCTGATGTTTGCCTATCGCGGTATTTTTGGTGGCTACCCGGGCATTACCACGGTTCGGCCCTACTACGAAAAGATCCGTCTGTACTCGGATATTGAACATCGGGATTTGTGGGAATATCATTTAAACCTGAAGCAAAGCGAGGTCGACAGAATGACCGCTCACGCTTGGGAAATTCAGGACAAGAATTTTGATTATTACTTTTTTGACGAGAACTGCGCTTACCGCCTGCTAGCGCTAATTGATGTGGCGCGGCCGGGCACCAACCTGTTGGACGAAGTAAACACCCACGCTATTCCCTCAGACACCGTGCGCTGGGTTATCGACAAAAATCTAGTTGGTCATGTGGAATATCGTGCCTCTGCCGCCACGGCAGTAAGCCACTCTCTGGATTCTCTGAGTGCGCAACAACAGCTTATAGCTTCTGCCCTCGCCAACGGTTATCTAAAACCCAACAGCCCGGAACTAATGGCACTAAACGAGACTGATCGAGCTGCCGTGCTCGACGCCACTTACGATTACGTGCGCTACCAGAGCGAGGCCGACGGCTGGCCAAGGGACTTTGCGGCGCCCCTATCCCACGCTTTATTACGCGAGCGCAGCTCGCTCAACGCTGTCTATCCGCCACCGCCACCAGAACCCGCCGTGCGCGACGACCAGGGCCACAACACCTTCCGCCTTAGCTTGGGCAGCGGGAGGACAGAGGTTGGAGGTTCGAGTCGCAATTTTAGCCAGCTGACATTCCGCCCGGCCTATCACGACCTTCTGGACCCACCCGAAGGTTACCGCCCTGGTGCGCAGCTGCAGTTTTTAAGGCTGGACGCCCGCTATTACACAGATAACGACGAGCTACAGCTGGAAAAACTGACTGGCGTAGAGATACGTTCTATCAGCCCTCGCAACCGCTTTTTCTCGCCCCTGTCGTGGCAGGTCAGCTTTGGCGGCAGACGCACGGATACGGGGCGTGAGAGGGTTCTGGCGCCCTATCTGGACGGCGGGGCCGGCGGCAGCTGGCGTATCGCTAGCAACACGCAAGCATTTGCCCTGGCAACGGCGGATCTTGAAATCGATAATGACCTGGGTCGCGGTTACGATGCAGCTCCCGGCGCTGACCTCGGATTCCTGCACCAGAACCCACGCTTCAGCCTAATGGCCGGAGTGAAAACCAAAGCCTGGATTGTCAGCAACCAACATCGCCAGGACCAGCTTTATGGCAAAGCCAGCTGGCATCTTGGCCGTGAATTCAGCGTGTTCGCCGAGTTTAACCGTGAAGACCACTTCGACAGGATGCAAAACACATGGCAAGCCGGCCTGCACGCCTACTTCTGA